One region of Sandaracinaceae bacterium genomic DNA includes:
- a CDS encoding molybdopterin-dependent oxidoreductase, translating into MKKTVPTFCRVCEPSCGLLAEVEDERLLRLRPDDEHPVTRGFACHKGLGFTDVHHDPDRLNVPLSRTNARTTAGEFRERSWDEVLPELAAALRGIQQQHGPAAIAGYVGNPTAFNALGSQALTSFFAQLGCQRMFSSGTQDCSNKFAGSEAVFGTSTLHPVPDLEHTDYALIFGENPKVSHMSFMSTPDPMGQLRAAEQRGATIRFVNPRRIESATVGEVVQVKPDTDLYFMAALLHELDADGKFDEAVLAEHGSHVAGLRAFIAPYSAEHVASVVGVPAATIRGIAHEFASAESACVHMSTGVNMGRQGTLCYWLLHMLSFVTGNLDRPGGNLYSLGFYPAAKAGKLDLASVFFPTEHGELRHVRGMLPGNLLADMIEGGETPIRALVVIAGNPILSMGGGERLRRAFEKLELVIVLDMFRSATGEYADYLLPCTDMLERRDLNICGLGMQHQPFVQYTDAVVPAASERKEEWWILGKLEQALGLRSVFDAGEAPDVFARLDKMLRASGLSVQQLEAAPQHTVVLPKLSHGRFYSDWIQTADRRVDCCPPLFEEALARAHALFEDLRSSPPEQLKLISLRTNFMQNSWYQNVQKLKGRKHQINPLHMAVEDAARLGFTDGAAVTVSSDWGRIEATVLVDETLRAGVVAMTHGWGNERTPGLRVASRHPGVNVNALLPSGPGSYEKLSNQAHMTGVPVAVTAAS; encoded by the coding sequence ATGAAGAAGACCGTCCCCACGTTCTGTCGCGTCTGTGAGCCCTCGTGTGGCCTCTTGGCCGAGGTCGAGGACGAGCGGCTGCTCCGCCTGCGGCCCGACGATGAACACCCCGTGACGCGCGGCTTCGCCTGTCACAAAGGGCTCGGGTTCACGGACGTGCACCACGACCCCGACCGGCTGAACGTGCCGCTCAGCCGCACGAACGCGCGCACCACGGCGGGTGAGTTTCGTGAGCGGTCCTGGGACGAGGTATTGCCCGAGCTCGCTGCGGCCCTGCGCGGCATCCAGCAGCAGCACGGTCCGGCCGCCATCGCGGGCTACGTGGGCAACCCCACGGCCTTCAACGCGCTGGGGAGCCAGGCGCTCACGTCGTTCTTCGCGCAGCTGGGCTGCCAGCGCATGTTCAGCTCGGGCACGCAGGACTGCTCCAACAAGTTTGCCGGCAGCGAGGCCGTGTTCGGCACCAGCACGCTGCACCCCGTGCCGGACCTCGAGCACACGGACTACGCGCTCATCTTCGGAGAGAACCCGAAGGTCTCTCACATGAGCTTCATGTCCACGCCCGACCCGATGGGCCAGCTGCGCGCGGCCGAGCAGCGCGGCGCCACCATCCGCTTCGTGAACCCGCGGCGCATCGAGTCGGCCACGGTGGGCGAGGTGGTCCAGGTCAAGCCCGACACCGACCTCTACTTCATGGCCGCGCTGCTGCACGAGCTGGACGCCGACGGGAAGTTCGACGAGGCGGTGCTGGCCGAGCACGGCAGCCACGTCGCGGGCCTGCGGGCGTTCATCGCTCCGTACAGCGCGGAGCATGTGGCCAGCGTGGTGGGTGTCCCTGCGGCCACCATTCGCGGCATCGCGCACGAGTTCGCGAGCGCCGAGTCTGCCTGTGTGCACATGAGCACGGGCGTGAACATGGGGCGCCAGGGCACGCTCTGTTACTGGCTGCTGCACATGCTCAGCTTCGTGACGGGCAACCTCGACCGCCCGGGGGGAAACCTGTACTCGCTGGGCTTCTACCCTGCGGCGAAGGCTGGCAAGCTGGACCTCGCGAGCGTGTTCTTCCCCACGGAGCACGGCGAGCTGCGCCACGTGCGCGGCATGCTGCCGGGCAACCTGCTGGCCGACATGATCGAAGGCGGCGAGACCCCCATCCGCGCGTTGGTGGTGATCGCCGGCAACCCCATCTTGTCCATGGGCGGTGGCGAGCGCCTGCGCCGGGCCTTCGAGAAGCTGGAGCTGGTGATCGTGCTCGACATGTTCCGGTCCGCCACCGGCGAGTACGCGGACTACCTGCTGCCGTGCACGGACATGCTGGAGCGCCGGGACCTCAACATCTGCGGGCTGGGCATGCAGCACCAGCCGTTCGTGCAGTACACCGACGCGGTGGTTCCGGCCGCGTCCGAGCGCAAGGAGGAGTGGTGGATCCTGGGCAAGTTGGAGCAGGCCCTGGGGCTGCGCTCCGTGTTCGATGCCGGTGAAGCGCCCGACGTGTTCGCGCGGCTCGACAAGATGCTGCGCGCGAGCGGCCTGTCGGTGCAGCAGCTGGAGGCGGCGCCGCAGCACACCGTGGTGCTTCCGAAGCTGAGTCACGGGCGCTTCTACAGCGACTGGATCCAGACTGCGGACAGGCGTGTGGACTGTTGCCCGCCGCTGTTCGAGGAGGCGCTCGCGCGGGCTCACGCGCTGTTCGAGGACCTGCGCAGCAGCCCACCGGAGCAGCTGAAGCTCATCAGCCTGCGCACCAACTTCATGCAGAACAGCTGGTACCAGAACGTCCAAAAGCTCAAGGGGCGGAAGCACCAGATCAACCCGCTTCACATGGCGGTGGAGGACGCCGCGCGCCTGGGCTTCACCGATGGCGCGGCGGTCACGGTGAGCAGCGACTGGGGCCGCATCGAGGCGACCGTGTTGGTGGACGAGACGCTGCGCGCGGGCGTGGTGGCCATGACCCACGGCTGGGGCAACGAGCGCACGCCGGGGCTGCGCGTGGCCAGCCGCCACCCGGGGGTGAACGTGAACGCGCTGCTGCCGAGCGGCCCGGGCAGCTACGAGAAGCTCAGCAACCAGGCTCACATGACGGGCGTGCCGGTGGCGGTCACGGCGGCGTCCTAG
- a CDS encoding AAA family ATPase, with protein MSTESAALDELLRTRRLIICVGPGGVGKTTSSAAMALRAARMGRRALVLTIDPAKRLADALGLDGLDDEVRRVPGVDALPPLTPGVAPAPLDAAMLDTKASYDALLTRITDAASRERIFGNRAYQAFSRTMARSHAYVAMERLLHVVEEGRWDLIVLDTPPTRSALDILDAPERLVRFLDERVVQWFLRGTGSEGAAMPTDAAEDADEGGARGLGGRAALKLLGVLVGAEVVAELVSFFSVLAHLRQGFRDRAARTAALLTSPSTAFVLTAAPMPSGLADAGNLLEGLMERRVPLALLLFNRAFTTEPGADAGLGGATGPAFDQQPLAPARALPPTDLGPVLDQLAARLGEVRRAAHADNLADLARMRAFHATAPKGTAALMLPRATREIHDVADLGELLAHPRPLSAGL; from the coding sequence ATGAGCACGGAGTCTGCCGCGCTGGACGAGCTGCTGCGCACGCGCCGGCTGATCATCTGCGTGGGCCCCGGCGGCGTGGGCAAGACCACCAGCTCGGCCGCCATGGCGCTGCGGGCCGCGCGCATGGGGCGGCGCGCCCTGGTGCTGACCATCGACCCGGCGAAGCGGCTGGCCGACGCGCTGGGCCTCGATGGGCTCGACGACGAGGTGCGCCGCGTGCCCGGGGTGGACGCGCTGCCGCCGCTCACGCCAGGCGTGGCCCCCGCGCCGCTGGACGCGGCCATGCTGGACACCAAGGCCAGCTACGACGCGCTGCTCACGCGCATCACCGACGCGGCGTCGCGCGAGCGCATCTTCGGCAACCGCGCGTATCAGGCCTTCTCGCGCACCATGGCGCGCTCGCACGCCTACGTGGCGATGGAGCGGCTGCTGCACGTGGTGGAGGAGGGGCGCTGGGACCTGATCGTGCTGGACACGCCGCCCACGCGCAGCGCACTCGACATCCTGGACGCGCCCGAGCGGCTGGTGCGCTTCCTGGACGAGCGCGTGGTGCAGTGGTTCTTGCGCGGGACCGGCAGCGAAGGTGCGGCCATGCCCACGGATGCCGCCGAAGACGCCGACGAAGGCGGAGCCCGCGGCCTCGGCGGGCGCGCCGCGCTCAAGCTGCTGGGCGTGCTGGTGGGCGCCGAGGTGGTGGCCGAGCTGGTGTCGTTCTTCTCCGTGCTGGCGCACCTGCGGCAGGGCTTCCGCGACCGCGCCGCGCGCACGGCCGCGCTGCTCACCAGCCCGAGCACGGCGTTCGTGCTCACGGCGGCGCCCATGCCCAGCGGCCTCGCCGACGCGGGCAACCTGCTCGAGGGGCTCATGGAGCGCCGCGTGCCGCTGGCGCTGCTGCTCTTCAACCGCGCGTTCACCACCGAGCCGGGCGCTGACGCCGGGCTCGGGGGCGCCACCGGGCCCGCGTTCGACCAGCAGCCGCTCGCGCCCGCCCGCGCGCTGCCGCCCACGGACCTGGGGCCCGTGCTGGACCAGCTGGCGGCCCGCCTGGGCGAGGTGCGCCGCGCCGCCCACGCCGACAACCTGGCCGACCTCGCGCGCATGCGGGCGTTCCAC